In Pseudobacter ginsenosidimutans, the following are encoded in one genomic region:
- a CDS encoding Gldg family protein → MRLILTIAKNELRYLFYSPIAWCALIVFFIFNTIAYASPLHQMANYQEIMINNSNPAWHWHPGFLTSRLFERVYQNAVSYLYLFIPLLTMGLISRERKSGTMRLLSSSPAAIRQIVLGKYLGMILYLLMLVAVICLLMIIGAFNIRDEDRGLFISGILGFYLLVCAYSSIGLLMSALSTHSIIAALGVFITLFLLDKIGLLWQKYDLIRDLTWFLSLQNRTQKMMLGLVETRDIVYFLVIAAMFVCFTIIKLRSERESKPWYIPFGRYMLVMMIALMAGYTSSRPILNGYWDTTAPESNTIPIELRNMLKKMEDSSLEVTLYTNLLSTTSRVPRGFPQARNPDYLTQLWDPILRFKPDIQFNYEYFYDIDPATADSSWFHKYPGKSVDEIAARVAEREKLDIDFKLFKSPAAIRKLIDLRPEGNRMVMQLKYKGRTEFLRTLDDPTCWPDLYIIASVLKRLQEPEKISKVYFLNGELERDIRKMGERGFFKLADKSVRGSIVNMGLDVDTLNLNIQNIPKDMATLVLPDPVMELSTVVQEKIRNYLDDGGRMIILGKPGKQYVLNPLLRQLGVQLLDGQLVQPTYDETPDKVVALTTAEARNLSFEAAVPGFGMPTVTGITQQPGAYTIRPLLLTQQGRTWLKAGDLVVDSTLPQFNPRAGDRMQDTFTTAVRLTRNIRQKEQRIVVCGSADFLSNLRLGESNLRFARGAHSWLTDNHFPVRLSKKEEEDILLDISEKAAKIQKTILIWVLPGILLLTGSIILIRRKRK, encoded by the coding sequence ATGCGCCTGATTCTTACCATCGCAAAGAACGAATTGCGCTATCTCTTTTACTCGCCCATCGCCTGGTGTGCCCTGATCGTTTTTTTCATATTCAATACTATCGCTTATGCCTCCCCGTTGCATCAGATGGCTAATTACCAGGAGATCATGATTAACAACAGCAACCCGGCCTGGCACTGGCATCCGGGGTTTTTAACCTCCCGGCTTTTTGAACGTGTTTATCAAAATGCAGTTTCCTATTTGTACCTCTTCATCCCCTTGCTCACCATGGGATTGATCAGTCGTGAAAGAAAATCAGGAACGATGAGACTACTAAGTTCTTCCCCCGCAGCGATCCGGCAAATAGTACTGGGAAAATACCTTGGGATGATCCTTTATCTGCTAATGCTGGTAGCAGTCATCTGTTTACTGATGATCATTGGCGCTTTCAATATCCGTGATGAAGACAGAGGTCTTTTCATTTCCGGTATACTGGGTTTCTACCTGCTGGTATGTGCCTATTCTTCTATCGGGCTTTTGATGTCTGCTCTTTCAACCCATTCCATCATTGCAGCATTGGGAGTTTTCATCACGCTGTTTTTACTGGACAAAATCGGATTGCTCTGGCAGAAATATGATCTTATCAGAGACCTGACCTGGTTCCTTTCCCTGCAAAACCGCACACAAAAAATGATGCTTGGCCTCGTAGAAACCAGGGACATCGTTTATTTCCTGGTGATAGCTGCTATGTTCGTGTGCTTTACCATCATCAAACTACGATCTGAACGGGAATCCAAACCCTGGTATATTCCTTTCGGCAGATATATGCTGGTAATGATGATCGCCCTGATGGCAGGTTATACAAGTTCCCGGCCCATATTGAACGGTTATTGGGACACCACTGCTCCCGAAAGCAATACTATTCCTATTGAACTGCGGAATATGCTTAAAAAAATGGAAGACAGTTCACTCGAAGTAACACTTTATACCAACTTGTTAAGCACCACTTCAAGAGTACCACGCGGATTTCCGCAGGCGCGCAACCCTGATTACCTTACCCAGTTGTGGGATCCGATCCTGCGTTTTAAACCAGACATTCAATTCAACTATGAATATTTCTATGATATTGATCCCGCAACAGCCGATAGCAGCTGGTTTCACAAATACCCTGGTAAATCCGTAGACGAGATTGCAGCCAGGGTAGCAGAACGGGAGAAACTGGATATCGACTTCAAGCTGTTCAAATCGCCGGCTGCCATCCGTAAACTCATTGACCTGCGGCCAGAAGGCAATCGTATGGTAATGCAATTAAAATACAAAGGTCGCACTGAATTTTTACGAACACTGGATGATCCTACGTGCTGGCCCGATTTATACATTATTGCATCGGTATTGAAGCGATTACAAGAGCCCGAAAAAATTTCGAAAGTGTATTTTCTCAATGGCGAACTGGAGCGTGATATCCGTAAAATGGGAGAACGGGGCTTTTTCAAACTCGCCGACAAAAGTGTGCGTGGTTCCATTGTAAACATGGGATTGGATGTAGACACGCTAAATCTGAACATACAAAATATTCCAAAAGATATGGCCACACTTGTGTTGCCTGATCCGGTAATGGAACTGAGCACAGTAGTACAGGAAAAGATCAGAAATTATCTCGATGATGGTGGCCGTATGATCATCCTCGGCAAACCCGGTAAACAATATGTATTGAATCCACTGTTGCGTCAACTGGGAGTCCAATTACTCGATGGTCAGCTTGTTCAACCCACGTATGATGAAACGCCCGATAAGGTAGTAGCATTAACAACTGCTGAAGCCCGCAATCTATCTTTTGAAGCAGCCGTTCCTGGCTTCGGAATGCCCACCGTTACAGGCATTACACAACAGCCGGGTGCGTATACAATACGTCCTTTACTTCTAACGCAGCAGGGACGAACATGGCTCAAAGCCGGGGATCTTGTTGTAGACTCTACGCTGCCGCAGTTCAACCCCAGGGCCGGAGACAGAATGCAGGACACTTTCACAACAGCAGTACGGCTGACACGAAACATCCGGCAAAAAGAGCAGCGAATCGTTGTTTGCGGAAGTGCTGATTTTCTCAGCAATTTAAGGTTGGGTGAATCGAACCTGCGATTTGCAAGAGGCGCCCATAGCTGGCTTACCGATAATCATTTCCCGGTTAGACTATCAAAAAAAGAAGAGGAGGATATATTGCTGGATATCTCCGAAAAAGCAGCTAAAATTCAAAAGACAATCCTCATATGGGTATTACCCGGCATTCTCTTGCTGACGGGTTCGATCATCCTGATCAGGAGAAAAAGAAAATAG
- a CDS encoding Gldg family protein, translating to MKLIFRIAKNELRNLFYTPVAWFLLVIFWLLCAFYYVGRVYQMGPRMYNIFQEKPWLVHLRNVSLTEGFITHPTSGMIADVLKYLYLFIPLLTMSVISREFNNGTFKLLYSSPLRMRQLVLGKYLGICLFNLLFLLILSVFLITAAFDIKSVDYGLMLSAALGVWLLLSTYAAIGFFTSSLTRYPIVSAIISFVILTILANVHELWQEHAFVRDLTYFLSLKNRSGRLLKGLITTKDIIYYLSIIMMFMSFTLLILKGKMQSGAWYQKAGKYLAVITLTLTVGYLSSRQSAVVYLDASARDINTLHPITQQQLKAFGDGPLEVTLYTNLFHSSEEYYNIGYPQNINRYMDLWEPYRRFKPDIRFKYVYYYAVRPGDSTLFYTFPGKTLKQIAGLVARTQYVDSALFMGPEEVKKIVDLDSLNYRLGTKLSWKGRSVFINYFPYQTGPPLFANTQSASEPAFNAAFNRLTGNKMPRLGFITGQLERSILKFGEREYAWMNSLYPLGFDMDTLNLSTQGIPEDMTTLVLADPKVDLQPVVMEKLNHYIRKGGNLFILGEPGKQQVLNPLLQQLGVQLMPGQLVQPSFHETPDKIKYYKAPEAYKLGPEGLNQLYTNFLAINNNQLPEGDTIFDMTEKVSRITYHSDSGFSIFPLLMTQPEKVWQKMGKLVTDSTAPLFNPEEGDLKESSYPLGIRLSRLVNGKEQRIVVMGDADLAGKLRANTGRGFTMIRSVFYWLSDNRYPVYLTFPVAQDNWLTMTPGWTRLEKLLYIFVIPSLILLLGIILLIRRKRK from the coding sequence ATGAAACTGATTTTCAGAATAGCAAAGAATGAGTTGAGAAACCTGTTCTATACACCGGTGGCCTGGTTTCTATTGGTCATATTTTGGCTCCTTTGCGCGTTTTACTACGTGGGCCGTGTGTATCAGATGGGGCCAAGGATGTACAATATATTTCAGGAAAAACCCTGGCTGGTCCATCTCAGGAATGTATCACTTACAGAAGGGTTCATCACACATCCGACATCAGGTATGATCGCGGATGTACTTAAATACCTGTACCTGTTCATTCCATTACTCACCATGAGTGTGATCAGCAGGGAATTCAATAACGGTACATTCAAGTTGTTGTATTCTTCTCCCTTGCGGATGCGCCAGCTCGTATTGGGAAAATACCTCGGCATTTGTCTTTTCAATTTGTTGTTCTTATTGATACTGTCCGTGTTTTTAATAACCGCTGCTTTCGACATCAAATCTGTTGACTATGGATTGATGTTGTCGGCAGCTTTGGGTGTATGGCTGCTGCTTTCTACTTACGCTGCAATCGGCTTTTTTACATCGAGCCTTACCCGATACCCGATCGTGTCTGCCATTATCAGTTTTGTTATTCTGACCATTCTGGCGAATGTTCATGAGTTATGGCAGGAGCATGCTTTTGTAAGAGACCTCACTTATTTTTTAAGTCTGAAGAATCGTAGCGGAAGGTTGCTGAAAGGTTTAATTACAACGAAGGATATCATTTACTACCTGTCGATTATCATGATGTTCATGTCTTTCACCTTATTGATACTGAAAGGCAAAATGCAGTCCGGAGCATGGTACCAGAAGGCAGGAAAATACCTGGCGGTTATCACACTTACTTTGACTGTTGGTTATCTGTCTTCGCGCCAGTCCGCAGTAGTCTACCTCGATGCTTCAGCAAGAGATATCAATACCCTTCATCCCATCACACAGCAGCAACTGAAAGCCTTTGGAGATGGCCCCCTGGAAGTAACCCTGTATACCAATCTTTTCCATAGCAGTGAAGAGTACTACAATATTGGCTATCCTCAGAACATCAATAGGTATATGGATCTGTGGGAACCTTACCGGCGATTTAAACCAGATATCCGGTTCAAATATGTATACTACTACGCCGTGCGTCCGGGCGACAGTACCTTGTTCTACACTTTTCCGGGTAAGACACTGAAACAAATTGCAGGGCTCGTAGCGCGTACACAATATGTAGACTCGGCGCTCTTTATGGGACCAGAAGAAGTAAAAAAGATAGTAGATCTCGATTCACTGAACTATCGCCTCGGAACAAAGTTAAGCTGGAAGGGACGCTCTGTGTTCATCAATTACTTTCCGTATCAGACGGGGCCTCCTCTTTTTGCCAATACCCAGTCTGCCAGTGAACCGGCTTTCAATGCGGCTTTCAATCGTCTCACCGGTAATAAAATGCCAAGACTGGGATTTATTACCGGTCAGCTCGAACGGAGCATCCTCAAATTCGGAGAGCGTGAATATGCCTGGATGAATTCATTGTATCCCCTCGGATTCGATATGGATACATTGAACCTTTCCACACAAGGGATACCAGAAGACATGACCACATTGGTACTCGCAGACCCTAAAGTAGACCTGCAGCCGGTTGTGATGGAGAAGTTGAACCACTACATTCGTAAAGGAGGCAATCTGTTCATTCTTGGTGAACCGGGCAAACAACAGGTTCTGAATCCATTGCTGCAGCAGCTTGGTGTGCAATTGATGCCTGGTCAATTGGTGCAGCCAAGCTTTCACGAAACACCCGACAAAATAAAATATTACAAAGCTCCTGAAGCATACAAGCTGGGGCCGGAAGGACTCAACCAATTATATACCAATTTTCTGGCAATAAACAACAATCAGTTGCCCGAAGGAGACACCATTTTCGATATGACGGAGAAGGTTAGCCGCATTACCTATCACAGCGATAGCGGCTTTAGTATATTCCCCTTGTTAATGACACAACCTGAAAAGGTTTGGCAGAAAATGGGAAAGCTGGTAACGGACTCAACTGCTCCGCTGTTCAATCCTGAAGAGGGGGATCTGAAAGAAAGCAGTTACCCGTTGGGGATCCGGTTGAGCCGGTTGGTCAATGGTAAAGAACAGCGTATTGTAGTGATGGGAGATGCTGATCTGGCAGGTAAATTAAGGGCAAACACAGGGCGCGGTTTTACGATGATCCGTTCCGTTTTCTATTGGCTCAGCGATAACCGTTATCCTGTTTATCTGACCTTTCCTGTAGCACAGGATAACTGGCTTACCATGACGCCCGGCTGGACCCGGTTGGAAAAACTGCTCTATATCTTTGTAATTCCTTCACTGATCCTACTACTTGGTATCATTTTATTGATCCGGCGAAAAAGAAAATAA
- a CDS encoding ABC transporter ATP-binding protein produces the protein MILKTENLSHKYSTSWAIRDINIEIADSGIIGLLGSNGAGKSTTMNIICGSLNQTEGSVYINEIDVRKHPLEAKKQIGFLPQTAPLYTDLTIDEYLVYCAALRLMDKTKMKAAVDEVKERCGIAHFSSRLIKNLSGGYRQRVGIAQAIIHKPRLVVMDEPTNGLDPNQMIEVRKLIREIAEEHTVLFSSHVLSEVNLLCREVIMIEGGRIVFSDTMDAFNNYAQTSSVLMKVDNPPAASTLEAIKGVIRVEFVSDKQVRIHFEGSEEDVTNQLITASVAGDWRLREINPEKGVLDEVFKHLSSTAGR, from the coding sequence ATGATACTTAAAACCGAAAACCTGTCGCATAAATATAGTACCAGCTGGGCCATCCGCGATATCAATATTGAAATTGCAGATTCCGGTATTATCGGCCTCCTCGGATCAAACGGAGCCGGTAAATCTACTACGATGAATATCATCTGCGGCTCACTGAACCAAACGGAAGGAAGTGTTTATATCAATGAGATCGATGTAAGAAAACATCCGCTCGAAGCAAAAAAACAAATTGGTTTCTTACCACAGACCGCTCCATTGTATACCGATCTTACTATAGATGAATACCTGGTATACTGTGCAGCGTTGCGGCTGATGGATAAAACTAAGATGAAAGCAGCTGTTGATGAAGTGAAGGAGCGTTGTGGCATAGCACATTTCAGTTCGAGACTGATCAAGAATTTGTCAGGCGGTTACAGGCAGCGTGTGGGCATTGCGCAGGCCATTATCCATAAGCCCAGACTGGTGGTGATGGATGAACCAACCAATGGCCTCGATCCAAATCAAATGATCGAGGTCAGAAAACTGATCCGGGAAATAGCGGAAGAGCATACCGTACTATTCTCTTCACATGTGCTTTCTGAAGTAAATCTTCTTTGCAGGGAAGTGATCATGATCGAAGGAGGCAGGATTGTTTTTTCGGATACGATGGATGCATTCAATAATTATGCACAAACCAGTTCTGTACTGATGAAGGTTGATAATCCGCCTGCGGCTTCAACACTGGAAGCCATCAAGGGAGTAATACGGGTGGAATTTGTTTCCGACAAACAGGTAAGGATCCATTTTGAAGGCAGCGAAGAAGATGTTACCAACCAACTGATCACCGCCAGTGTGGCCGGTGACTGGCGCCTGAGGGAAATCAATCCCGAAAAGGGCGTGCTTGATGAAGTGTTCAAGCATTTGTCCAGTACTGCAGGACGATAG
- a CDS encoding RNA polymerase sigma factor: protein MITSYTPYENYSILHAEEKAFNELVTLYTPDLLTVISGITKCRYVAEDILQDTFLKLWSRRETLACENPGGWLYRVAVHAAYKYLHKESRRTRALQDLTAGSKPVCIPAADNRMISKEQQCQLELIFTRLPQMQKKVFWLSREGGLSRAEIAGKLNISCNTVRVHLTRAQRFFKAQLSAVSLFLFFFGFAIFCANASNTKSVIKDLDSTEENVYEISSTHITSFTEEQQRIINYT from the coding sequence ATGATTACCAGCTATACCCCCTATGAAAATTATTCCATCCTGCATGCTGAAGAAAAAGCATTCAACGAACTGGTGACCCTGTATACGCCAGATTTATTGACCGTTATATCCGGTATCACCAAATGCCGCTATGTGGCGGAAGATATATTACAGGATACTTTCCTGAAGTTATGGTCCAGGCGCGAAACGCTTGCTTGTGAAAATCCCGGTGGTTGGTTATACCGTGTTGCTGTTCATGCTGCCTATAAGTACCTGCATAAAGAATCCCGAAGAACCAGGGCGCTGCAAGATCTTACTGCTGGCAGCAAACCAGTATGTATACCTGCTGCAGATAACCGGATGATCAGCAAGGAACAACAGTGTCAGTTGGAACTTATATTCACTCGTCTTCCCCAAATGCAAAAAAAAGTATTCTGGCTGAGCAGGGAAGGAGGATTGAGCCGCGCTGAAATTGCCGGCAAACTGAATATCTCCTGTAATACCGTTAGAGTACATCTGACAAGGGCGCAGCGTTTTTTTAAAGCACAGCTAAGTGCTGTAAGTTTATTCCTGTTTTTTTTCGGGTTTGCTATTTTTTGTGCGAATGCAAGTAATACCAAAAGCGTGATAAAGGATCTTGATAGTACAGAGGAAAATGTTTATGAAATCTCATCAACCCATATTACATCGTTCACTGAAGAGCAACAACGAATAATTAATTATACCTAG